The sequence tttagatttgtcCACGGGTAAGATCTTTGAGTGATGTAATGTTAGACCTCTCCATGTAATTATCATAATTAACTTATTGATCAAACCATATACAATTATCAAGTAAAATATTCTTGTTTAATTAAACAACCcactagaaaaaaaaatataaaaaaatagacaAGTTGAACAATCTCAATTGAAAAATCAAAGATGACCGTTGGGCCCAAACGTATACATACATCCAcagatttaaaaaataaacaaaaaaataatatgacCGTTTGCGAGTGAAGCGTGTATATATGTAACGTTTACCATCATCAATATTCATTACTCGTGAACTCAGCGAGTATTTGTTGTAAAACAATTTACAAGTGCTGTTAAACATCTTCTCTGGCAGAACATCGGCTTATTTCATCTTCTCTGGCAGAATATCGGCTCATTTCTTAGTTGTAGATCATTCCTCTGTGGGTATCTGTATTTTTCtgttttttgttttccttttttcgTTGTGGATCTGTTTTGTTTTGCAGGATAGGATGGCTATGGAATCCCCCAAGAAGGCTTTTAGGAGGACCGAGGAAAGGCAGAGACATCCCATGCAAGAAAATTCTAATGTAGGAAGTCATCTGATCAGGCACAACGTAAGTATATATGTTTTATATGAGAAATGTCAATGATTTTTGGGTGCAGAAGGGAGACTAATGGTTGTGGTGATTGCAGAGTGATAGATTTATTCCGGATAGAGCTTCCATGGATTTCGATGTGGCTCGGGTGTCCCTGAATGATGAGGAAAAAGAAAACAGTAGTTGTCCTGATAGCCCTTGTGCCTCTCGAGAAGCTTACAGGAAACATCTCTCTGCAACAATGTTTCCCAAATCGAGGATTCTTGCTTTTCAAAACAAACCCCCTCCAGCACAAGAAGCCATTAACAATAGTACTCTTTACTCGTCTGCTCCTCCTCCTCCTTTTCAGCCCAAGTCCAGAACACATCGATACATTCCGCAGGTGAGAGAGATTGGACCTTACCATTGTAGAGAAATGAATGAAAATTTACAATTTACAGTCATGGTTATATTCGCTTTCCTTATAAagaaaattatgttttagttttctGCTTTTAGTAATTCTTGGTTTTCCTGTTGAAGTTGGACTGTAATGGTGATTTGTACAGTGAGTTGGGCAAGATTTAATTTGTAGAGTCCCGCCGAGGTTTTACCGAGACTTTTTGCCTTCTTTGGTAAAATGATATATCCAAGCCAAGCCATTCTCTCAGTGGGTTTGAATCTCATTACCCATTGCTAGGGCAAGAATTTCTATTCGTGTTTTATTATTTGCAGAGTCATACTTAGTATTTACAGATTTGTTTTGCAATGGACAAATTTGAAACATCCCAGGGTTTCTAGTTTTGAGGTTTGCATATGAAATCCGAGATTTGGATTTGCTTAAGCAAAACCATTCTCTGAGTAGGCTTGAGAGTTCAATGGCTAATTTAAAATCTAGCTTTATTATTTGCAGAGCTTTTTGGCAAAAGAACTCTGGAGATAATACATTTCAAGGTTTGGATCTGCTTAAGAAAAACGATTCTCTGATTGGGCTTGAGAATTCAATGCCCGATATTAGTGCAAGGTTATTATGTGCAGGGTTCTGTTGCAATTTTGGATTTTCTTCAGCAAAACCATTCTCTGATTGGGCTTGAGAATTCAATGCCCGATATTAGTGCAAGGGTTATTATGTGCAGGGTTCTGTTGCAATTTTGGATTTTCTTCAGCAAAACCATTCTCTGATTGGGCATTGAGAATTCAATGCCCGATATTAGTGCAAGGGTTATTATGTGCAAGGGTTATTATGTGCAGGGTTCTGTTGCAATTTTGGATTTTCTTCAGCAAAACCATTCTCTGAGTAGGCTTGAGAGTTCAATGTCTAATAATACTGTAGGGTTATTTTCATTCTAGCTTTATTATTTGCAGAGTTTTTTTGCAAAGAACTCTGGAGATAATACATTTCAAGGTTTGGATCTGCTTAAGAAAAACTATTGTGTCTGGGCTTGAGAATTCAATGCCCAATATTAGTACAAAGGTTATTATGTGCAGGGTCCTTTTGCAATGGTTCCAAAAGTCGAATGATATCTGTGGTTTTGAGGTTTGCAATGGTAAAAAGTTGAAAACCAAGTCTTAGATTTGCTTAAGCCAAACCATTCCCAGAGTGGTCCTGAAAATCATTACTTAAAAATAGTGTACAAGTTATGTTCAAACCATATGGTTTTATTATTGCCGAGTCATGCCTGAAGGATTATACTTCTGTCAGAGGAAATGTGCAACGCTCATTCCTAGTTTTGAAGTGTGCAATGGTAAAGAGTTGAAAACCAAGCCTTAGATTTGCTTAAGCCAAACCATTCCCAGAGTGGTCTTGAAACTCATTACCTAAAAATAGTGTACAAGTTAAGTTCAAACCATATGGTTTTATTATTGCCGAGTCATGCCTGAAGGATTATACTTCCGTGAGAGGAAATGTGCGGTCTTGAAACTCATTACCTAAAAATAGTGTACAAGTTATGTTCAAACCATATATGGTTTTATTATTGCCGAGTCATGCCTGAAGGATTATACTTCTGTCAGAGGAAATGTGCAACGTTGATTCCTAGTTTTAAAGTGTACAATGGTAATCGAATGCCATTCATTTCATCAGGCGAAAAcagtgtgtgttttattatttgcTAAACCTTCCTTTATTAGCCAGTTCGTTTCTGGACTCTGTTTTGTGCAAGGAAGTCAAGTCTCAATACGGTGGTTTTTTAATCTTCTCTGAAAATGGTTTCTGATAAGATTTATATTGTTATTACATTCACAGTGCCCGGAGAAGACTCTGGATGCTCCAGAGATTGTGGATGATTACTACTTGAATCTCATGGACTGGGGTGAAAAAAACGTATTAGCCATAGCGCTTGGGGATACCGTGTACCTGTGGGATGCCTCAACGGGCCTTATTTCAGAGCTGGTGAGCATGACTGAGGAGGAGGGCCCTGTAACCAGCGTTAACTGGGCCTGTGATGGGAGACACATTGCAGTGGGTCTGAATAACTGCAACGTGCAGATATGGGACACAGAGAGCAATCGGCAGCTGAGGACATTGAAAGGGCACACTGGAAGAGTTGGATCGCTGGCATGGAACCAGGGCCAACATTCAATTCTCACATCAGGCGGTTTAGATGCCAAGATT is a genomic window of Cryptomeria japonica chromosome 7, Sugi_1.0, whole genome shotgun sequence containing:
- the LOC131035326 gene encoding cell division cycle 20.2, cofactor of APC complex-like; its protein translation is MAMESPKKAFRRTEERQRHPMQENSNVGSHLIRHNSDRFIPDRASMDFDVARVSLNDEEKENSSCPDSPCASREAYRKHLSATMFPKSRILAFQNKPPPAQEAINNSTLYSSAPPPPFQPKSRTHRYIPQCPEKTLDAPEIVDDYYLNLMDWGEKNVLAIALGDTVYLWDASTGLISELVSMTEEEGPVTSVNWACDGRHIAVGLNNCNVQIWDTESNRQLRTLKGHTGRVGSLAWNQGQHSILTSGGLDAKILNHDVRVREHIVNAYRGHEQEVCGLKWSESGQQLASGGNDNLLHIWDQRRSLATHRLDAHQAAVKALAWCPFQSNLLASGGGTADRCIKMWNTHTGSCLNSVDTGSQVCALLWSKHQRELLSSHGYSQNQLTLWKYPSMTKMTDLTAHTSRVLYLAQSPDGYTVASAAGDETLRFWQVFGVPDTPKSTKTSTAIAGGAFKKYLTHIR